The proteins below are encoded in one region of Fusobacterium massiliense:
- a CDS encoding DUF3290 domain-containing protein: protein MRFYSYNYLLYNIAKFDWWGLIFIIFLAFCFIFTIYKYFKGHKDTKYRELAIILSLGIVILISVKISQYKISSVNDNKYRTAIHFIEVVAKDLRTDKENIYINTSASIDGALVKVGTSYYRVISGDNGQNYLLEKLEMHNPKIELIDIEVKE, encoded by the coding sequence ATGAGATTTTATTCATATAATTACTTACTTTATAATATAGCAAAGTTTGACTGGTGGGGATTAATTTTTATTATTTTTTTAGCTTTTTGCTTTATATTTACAATATATAAATATTTCAAAGGACACAAAGATACTAAATATCGTGAGCTTGCAATAATATTATCTCTAGGTATAGTCATATTAATTAGTGTAAAAATTAGTCAGTATAAAATTTCTTCAGTAAACGACAATAAATATAGAACTGCTATTCATTTTATTGAAGTTGTTGCAAAAGATTTAAGAACAGACAAAGAAAATATTTACATAAATACATCTGCCTCTATAGATGGTGCTTTAGTGAAAGTTGGAACATCATACTATAGAGTCATTAGTGGTGATAACGGCCAAAATTATTTACTTGAAAAACTAGAAATGCACAATCCTAAAATTGAATTAATAGATATTGAGGTGAAAGAATGA
- a CDS encoding DUF421 domain-containing protein — protein MSELSYIEIALKLLMGLLSLIFVINLSGKGNLAPSSAMDQVLNYVLGGIVGGVIYNPSITILQYFIILMTWTIIVLALKWIKTNNHFFKTIIDGQPTVIIKKGVLDVEACRSVGLTANDIAFKLRNNNVYSIKKVKRAVLEQNGQLIIVLHGEENPKYPIITDGTVQTNILEAIDKDIDWLTTKLNELGYENISQIFLAEYENGEISIVSY, from the coding sequence ATGAGTGAGTTATCTTATATAGAAATAGCCCTTAAATTGCTTATGGGACTACTTTCTTTAATTTTTGTTATAAATTTATCTGGGAAAGGAAATCTTGCTCCATCTTCTGCAATGGACCAAGTCTTAAATTATGTATTAGGGGGAATTGTTGGAGGGGTTATTTATAATCCTTCAATAACTATTTTACAATATTTTATAATTTTAATGACTTGGACTATAATTGTTTTAGCCTTAAAATGGATAAAAACAAATAATCATTTTTTTAAAACAATTATTGATGGACAACCGACTGTAATTATAAAAAAGGGTGTACTCGATGTTGAGGCTTGCCGTAGTGTTGGACTAACAGCTAATGACATTGCTTTTAAATTAAGAAACAATAACGTTTATAGTATAAAAAAAGTTAAAAGAGCTGTACTTGAACAAAACGGACAACTTATTATAGTTTTACATGGCGAAGAAAATCCTAAATATCCTATCATTACAGATGGTACTGTTCAAACTAATATTTTAGAAGCGATTGATAAAGATATCGATTGGTTAACTACTAAACTTAATGAGCTCGGTTATGAAAATATTTCTCAAATATTTTTAGCAGAATATGAAAATGGTGAGATCTCTATTGTTAGTTATTAA
- a CDS encoding YoaK family protein — translation MDNKIKFLNFYNDKEKFPPNERLWLFCMLMLIAGFFGGFTYSLRGKVFVNAQTGNLVFLSLGLATWDVPLIKNALATFFAYFLGIIISELISKEINKVSNLIWEKFLLFFSFIVTLILGFIPETMPYEITNFSIAFTAAMQFNTFERAHGMGMATPFCTNHVKQTSANLIRYIKTKNKDKLRISLSHLSMILSFVIGATSAVFFGKIFLGKSIWISSILLLITFYYFCKSTK, via the coding sequence ATGGATAATAAAATAAAATTTTTAAATTTTTATAACGATAAAGAGAAATTTCCACCTAATGAAAGACTTTGGCTTTTCTGTATGCTTATGTTGATAGCAGGTTTTTTTGGTGGTTTTACTTATTCTTTAAGAGGTAAAGTTTTTGTTAATGCTCAAACAGGTAACCTTGTTTTTTTATCATTAGGACTTGCAACTTGGGACGTTCCTTTAATAAAAAATGCACTTGCAACTTTTTTTGCATATTTTTTAGGAATTATTATTTCAGAATTGATATCAAAAGAAATTAATAAAGTTTCTAATCTTATTTGGGAAAAATTTCTTTTGTTTTTTAGTTTCATTGTAACTTTGATACTTGGATTTATACCGGAAACTATGCCATATGAAATTACAAATTTCTCAATAGCTTTTACAGCAGCTATGCAATTTAATACTTTTGAAAGAGCACACGGTATGGGTATGGCAACTCCATTTTGTACTAACCATGTTAAACAAACATCTGCTAATTTAATAAGATATATTAAAACTAAAAATAAAGACAAACTAAGAATTTCTCTAAGTCATTTATCTATGATTTTATCTTTTGTTATTGGTGCTACTAGTGCTGTATTTTTTGGTAAGATTTTTCTAGGTAAATCTATATGGATAAGTTCAATACTTCTATTGATTACTTTTTATTATTTTTGTAAATCAACAAAATAA
- the dnaK gene encoding molecular chaperone DnaK produces MSKIIGIDLGTTNSCVAIMEGGSATIIPNSEGARTTPSVVNIKDNGEVVVGEIAKRQAVTNPTSTVSSIKTHMGSDYKVEIFGKKYTPQEISAKTLQKLKKDAEAYLGEEIKEAVITVPAYFTDSQRQATKDAGTIAGLDVKRIINEPTAAALAYGLEKKKEEKVLVFDLGGGTFDVSVLEISDGVIEVISTAGNNHLGGDDFDAEIIKWLVAEFKKESGIDLSNDKMAYQRLKDAAEKAKKELSTLMETSISLPFITMDATGPKHLEMKLTRAKFNDLTRHLVEATQEPTKTALRDASLSANEIDEILLVGGSTRIPAVQEWVENFFGKKPNKGINPDEVVAAGAAIQGGVLMGDVKDVLLLDVTPLSLGIETLGGVFTKMIEKNTTIPVKKSQVYSTAVDNQPAVTINVLQGERSRAADNHKLGEFNLEGIPAAPRGVPQIEVTFDIDANGIVHVSAKDLGTGKENKVTISGSSNLSKDEIERMTKEAEAHAEEDKKFQELVETRNRADQLISATEKTLKENPDKVSEGDKKNIEEAIEELKKVKDSDDKSAIDSAMEKLSQVSHKFAEELYKEAQAQAQAQQQAGANAGSDKKDEDVAEAEVVD; encoded by the coding sequence ATGAGTAAAATAATAGGAATTGATTTAGGAACAACAAACTCTTGTGTGGCAATAATGGAAGGTGGAAGTGCAACAATAATACCAAACTCTGAAGGAGCAAGAACAACTCCATCAGTTGTAAACATTAAAGATAATGGAGAAGTAGTTGTAGGAGAAATAGCAAAAAGACAAGCTGTAACAAATCCTACTTCAACTGTAAGTTCAATCAAAACTCACATGGGTTCTGATTACAAAGTAGAAATTTTTGGAAAGAAATACACTCCACAAGAAATTTCTGCTAAAACATTACAAAAATTAAAAAAAGATGCTGAAGCATACTTAGGAGAAGAAATTAAAGAAGCTGTTATCACAGTACCTGCTTACTTTACAGATTCTCAAAGACAAGCAACAAAAGATGCTGGAACAATAGCTGGATTAGATGTAAAAAGAATTATAAACGAACCAACAGCTGCTGCACTTGCTTATGGACTTGAAAAGAAAAAAGAAGAAAAAGTATTAGTATTTGACCTTGGTGGAGGAACATTTGACGTATCAGTTCTTGAAATATCTGATGGTGTTATAGAAGTTATATCAACAGCAGGAAATAACCACTTAGGTGGAGATGATTTTGATGCAGAAATTATAAAATGGTTGGTTGCAGAATTTAAAAAAGAAAGTGGAATAGATTTATCAAATGATAAAATGGCTTACCAAAGATTAAAAGATGCTGCAGAAAAAGCTAAAAAAGAATTATCAACATTAATGGAAACTTCAATTTCATTACCATTTATAACTATGGATGCAACAGGGCCTAAACACTTAGAAATGAAGTTAACTAGAGCTAAATTTAATGATTTAACTAGACATTTAGTTGAAGCAACTCAAGAACCAACAAAAACTGCTTTAAGAGATGCTAGCTTATCAGCTAATGAAATAGATGAAATCTTACTTGTTGGAGGTTCTACAAGAATACCAGCAGTTCAAGAATGGGTTGAAAATTTCTTTGGAAAGAAACCTAATAAAGGAATAAATCCTGATGAAGTTGTTGCTGCAGGTGCTGCAATACAAGGTGGAGTATTAATGGGAGATGTTAAAGATGTATTACTTCTTGATGTAACTCCATTATCATTAGGAATTGAAACTCTTGGTGGAGTATTTACAAAAATGATAGAAAAGAATACTACTATCCCAGTTAAAAAATCACAAGTTTACTCAACAGCTGTAGATAATCAACCAGCAGTTACTATAAATGTATTACAAGGTGAAAGATCAAGAGCTGCAGATAACCACAAGTTAGGAGAATTTAACCTTGAAGGTATACCTGCTGCTCCAAGAGGAGTACCTCAAATAGAAGTTACATTTGATATAGATGCTAACGGTATAGTTCATGTATCTGCAAAAGATTTAGGAACAGGAAAAGAAAATAAAGTAACTATTTCTGGATCAAGCAATCTTTCTAAAGATGAAATTGAAAGAATGACTAAAGAAGCAGAAGCTCATGCTGAAGAAGATAAAAAATTCCAAGAATTAGTAGAAACAAGAAATAGAGCAGACCAATTAATTTCTGCTACTGAAAAGACTTTAAAAGAAAATCCTGATAAAGTAAGCGAAGGAGATAAGAAGAATATAGAAGAAGCTATTGAAGAATTAAAGAAAGTTAAAGATAGTGATGATAAATCAGCAATAGATTCAGCTATGGAAAAATTATCTCAAGTATCTCATAAATTTGCAGAAGAATTATATAAAGAAGCACAAGCTCAGGCTCAAGCTCAACAACAAGCAGGAGCTAATGCAGGTTCTGACAAAAAAGATGAAGATGTAGCAGAAGCAGAAGTTGTAGACTAA
- a CDS encoding formate--tetrahydrofolate ligase: protein MTDIQIAQAAKKENIVEIAKKLGLTEDDIEQYGKFKAKVNLDVLEKRKDRPNGKLILVTAITPTPAGEGKSTVTIGLTQALNKIGKLSAAAIREPSLGPVFGMKGGAAGGGYAQVVPMEDINLHFTGDMHAIGIAHNLISACIDNHINSGNALGIDITKITWKRVVDMNDRALRNIVIGLGGKANGYPRQDSFQITVGSEIMAILCLSNSITELKEKIRNIVFATSLDGKLLKVGDLHIEGAVAALLKDAIKPNLVQTLENTPVFIHGGPFANIAHGCNSILATKMALKLTDYVVTEAGFAADLGAEKFIDIKCRLGGLKPDCAVIVATVRALEHHGKGDLKAGLENLDKHIDNIKNKYKLPLVVAINKFITDTDEQIDMIEKFCNERGAEVSLCEVWAKGGEGGVDLAEKVLKAIDNNKTEFDYFYDINLTIREKIEKICKEIYGADGVVFAPATKKVFDTIAAEGLEKLPVCMSKTQKSISDNPALLGKPSGFKVTINDLRLAVGAGFVIAMAGDIIDMPGLPKKPSAEVIDIDEHGVISGLF from the coding sequence ATGACTGATATTCAAATTGCACAAGCAGCGAAAAAAGAAAATATTGTAGAAATTGCTAAAAAATTAGGGTTAACAGAGGACGATATTGAACAATATGGTAAATTTAAGGCTAAAGTTAATTTAGATGTCTTAGAAAAAAGAAAAGACAGACCTAATGGTAAATTAATTCTAGTAACAGCTATTACTCCTACACCAGCAGGAGAAGGAAAATCAACTGTAACTATCGGATTAACTCAAGCATTAAATAAAATTGGGAAATTATCAGCAGCAGCAATAAGAGAACCATCTTTAGGGCCAGTATTTGGAATGAAAGGTGGAGCAGCAGGTGGAGGATATGCTCAAGTAGTTCCTATGGAAGATATAAATCTTCATTTTACTGGTGATATGCATGCAATAGGTATAGCTCATAATTTAATATCAGCTTGTATTGATAATCATATTAATTCAGGAAATGCTTTAGGAATCGATATAACAAAAATAACTTGGAAAAGAGTTGTTGATATGAATGATAGAGCTTTAAGAAATATAGTAATAGGGCTTGGAGGAAAAGCAAATGGATATCCAAGACAAGATTCATTCCAAATAACAGTTGGATCTGAAATAATGGCAATACTTTGCTTATCTAACTCAATAACTGAATTAAAAGAAAAAATAAGAAATATAGTTTTTGCAACATCATTAGATGGAAAACTATTAAAAGTTGGAGACTTACATATAGAAGGAGCAGTTGCAGCTCTTTTAAAAGATGCTATAAAACCAAATCTAGTTCAAACTTTAGAAAATACTCCAGTATTCATACATGGAGGACCTTTTGCTAATATAGCTCATGGATGTAACTCAATACTTGCTACAAAAATGGCTTTAAAATTAACTGACTATGTTGTTACAGAAGCAGGATTTGCAGCAGATTTAGGGGCAGAAAAATTTATAGATATTAAATGTAGACTTGGTGGATTAAAACCTGATTGTGCTGTTATAGTTGCAACAGTTAGAGCTTTAGAACATCATGGAAAAGGAGACCTAAAAGCAGGTTTAGAAAACCTAGATAAACATATAGATAATATCAAAAATAAATATAAATTACCATTAGTTGTTGCAATTAATAAATTTATAACAGACACTGATGAACAAATAGACATGATAGAAAAATTCTGTAATGAAAGAGGAGCAGAAGTTTCTCTATGTGAAGTTTGGGCAAAAGGTGGAGAAGGTGGAGTAGACCTTGCAGAAAAAGTTTTAAAAGCAATAGATAATAATAAAACTGAATTTGACTATTTCTATGATATAAACTTAACTATTAGAGAAAAAATAGAAAAAATCTGTAAAGAAATCTATGGAGCAGATGGAGTTGTATTTGCACCTGCAACTAAAAAAGTGTTTGATACAATAGCAGCTGAGGGGCTAGAAAAACTTCCAGTATGTATGTCAAAAACTCAAAAATCAATTTCTGATAATCCAGCATTATTAGGAAAACCAAGTGGATTTAAAGTAACTATAAACGATCTTCGTTTAGCAGTTGGAGCAGGATTTGTTATAGCTATGGCAGGAGATATAATAGATATGCCAGGACTACCTAAAAAACCATCAGCAGAAGTTATAGATATAGATGAACACGGAGTAATATCAGGATTATTCTAA
- a CDS encoding ABC transporter substrate-binding protein, with amino-acid sequence MYISKSMSIKSIVEKYPETIPVFTNIGFKGLDNPRVLEKLKDISLEKAMMIKKEDVDAFIPILQQAIASTDREDTEVKEASLMGLLPCPVRIPLLEGFEKYLSDNKDIKVKYELKSAYVGLGWIKEEVIEKNDVDKLADMFISAGFDLFFDKDLMGKFKEQGIFKDMTGIKEYNKDFNNDNIQLKDPHGDYSMLGVVPAIFIVNKNGLNGREVPRSWADLLKPEFEKSVSLPIADFDLFNSILIHIYKLFGFEGVRNLGRSLLSNLHPAQMIEAKEPVVTIMPYFFSKMVPEKGPKEVIWPAEGAIISPIFMLTKASKAKELDKIIKFMSGKAVGDTLANQGLFPSVHPDVINPVNGRPLLWVGWDFIYSNDMGDLIKKCEKTFKEGAGE; translated from the coding sequence ATGTATATAAGTAAATCAATGTCAATAAAATCAATAGTAGAAAAATATCCTGAAACAATCCCTGTATTTACAAATATTGGATTTAAAGGTTTAGATAATCCGAGAGTTTTAGAAAAATTGAAAGATATTTCTTTGGAAAAAGCTATGATGATAAAAAAGGAAGATGTAGATGCTTTTATTCCTATTTTGCAACAAGCTATTGCTTCTACTGATAGAGAAGATACAGAAGTTAAAGAAGCTTCTCTTATGGGACTTCTTCCTTGTCCAGTAAGAATACCTTTACTTGAAGGATTTGAAAAATATTTATCAGATAATAAAGATATAAAAGTAAAATATGAATTAAAATCTGCTTATGTTGGACTTGGGTGGATAAAAGAAGAAGTTATAGAAAAAAATGATGTAGATAAATTAGCAGATATGTTTATTTCTGCAGGTTTTGACTTGTTCTTTGATAAAGATTTAATGGGAAAATTTAAGGAACAAGGAATATTTAAAGATATGACAGGAATTAAAGAATACAACAAAGATTTTAATAATGACAACATACAATTAAAAGATCCACATGGAGATTATTCAATGTTGGGTGTTGTACCAGCTATCTTTATTGTTAATAAAAATGGATTAAATGGTAGAGAAGTTCCAAGATCTTGGGCTGACTTATTAAAGCCAGAATTTGAAAAATCAGTTTCTTTACCAATAGCTGATTTTGATTTGTTTAATTCAATACTTATTCATATATATAAATTATTTGGTTTTGAAGGGGTTAGAAATTTAGGAAGATCTTTACTTTCAAATTTACATCCTGCTCAAATGATAGAAGCAAAAGAGCCAGTTGTAACAATTATGCCTTATTTCTTCTCAAAAATGGTTCCAGAAAAAGGACCAAAAGAAGTTATATGGCCAGCAGAAGGAGCTATTATTTCTCCTATATTTATGTTAACTAAAGCTAGTAAAGCTAAAGAATTGGATAAAATAATTAAATTTATGAGTGGAAAAGCAGTAGGAGATACATTAGCAAACCAAGGTTTATTCCCGAGTGTTCACCCTGATGTTATAAATCCAGTAAACGGAAGACCACTTTTATGGGTTGGATGGGATTTTATATATTCAAACGATATGGGAGACTTAATTAAAAAGTGTGAAAAAACATTTAAAGAAGGAGCAGGAGAATAA
- a CDS encoding C40 family peptidase, which translates to MKKIKLILLSSLILLTACTNINTKNYSKKEKVEWKGIKGPFVMLDVQEGDIIVKEKELNPTGIFGHAAIMGTNTLVLDYPKVGEKSYAIDLNYWLEENRKFLILRYKDMNDVFRKKLVENIKKYFGESYKIHTDKMDTNGFYCSQYIWYVYYITAKELGIELDIDSDGGIFVFPYDFINSPSLEIVK; encoded by the coding sequence ATGAAAAAAATAAAATTAATTCTTTTAAGTAGTTTAATATTATTAACAGCTTGTACTAATATAAATACAAAAAATTATAGTAAAAAAGAAAAGGTTGAATGGAAAGGAATTAAGGGCCCTTTTGTTATGTTAGACGTACAGGAGGGAGATATTATTGTAAAAGAAAAAGAATTAAATCCTACAGGTATATTTGGACATGCAGCTATTATGGGGACAAATACTTTAGTTTTAGATTATCCTAAAGTTGGAGAAAAATCTTATGCAATAGATCTTAATTATTGGCTTGAAGAAAATAGAAAGTTTTTAATTTTAAGATATAAAGATATGAATGATGTATTTAGAAAAAAACTTGTTGAAAATATAAAAAAATATTTTGGAGAAAGTTATAAAATACACACAGATAAAATGGACACAAATGGGTTTTATTGCTCTCAGTATATTTGGTATGTATATTACATAACTGCAAAAGAATTGGGGATTGAACTAGATATAGATTCAGATGGGGGAATTTTTGTCTTTCCTTATGATTTTATAAACTCTCCAAGTTTAGAAATAGTAAAATAA
- the hrcA gene encoding heat-inducible transcriptional repressor HrcA: MSISDREKLVLNAIVDYYLTVGDTIGSRTLVKKYGIELSSATIRNVMADLEDMGFIEKTHTSSGRIPTDMGYKYYLTELLKIERITQEEIENINNVYNRRIDELENVLKKTSNLLSSLTNYAGIAIEPKTDNQKISRIETVYIDEYLIMAVVITDDRRVKSKNIHLSYPITKDELEKKTLELNEKIKNNEISVRDIEKFFIETTDIIYENEEEEDLNKYFINNLPSMLKNENISEIANIMEFFNERKDIRELFERLIDQKAKENSKTNVNVILGDELGIKELEDFSFVYSIYDIGGSQGIIGVMGPKRMAYSKTMGLINHVSREVNKVINSMEKIKK; the protein is encoded by the coding sequence ATGAGCATTTCTGATAGGGAAAAACTTGTACTTAATGCTATTGTTGATTATTATCTTACTGTTGGAGATACAATAGGATCAAGAACATTAGTAAAGAAATATGGAATTGAACTATCGTCAGCTACGATAAGAAATGTTATGGCTGATTTGGAAGATATGGGTTTCATTGAAAAGACTCATACTTCATCAGGTAGAATTCCAACAGATATGGGGTATAAATATTATCTAACAGAGCTTTTAAAAATAGAAAGAATAACTCAGGAAGAAATAGAGAATATAAATAATGTATATAACAGGAGAATTGATGAACTTGAAAATGTTTTGAAAAAAACATCAAATTTATTATCTAGTCTAACAAATTATGCTGGTATTGCAATAGAGCCAAAGACAGATAATCAAAAAATTAGTCGTATTGAAACGGTTTATATAGATGAATATCTGATTATGGCAGTGGTTATAACAGATGACAGAAGAGTTAAAAGTAAAAATATACATTTATCTTACCCGATTACAAAAGATGAACTTGAAAAGAAAACTTTGGAATTGAATGAAAAGATAAAAAATAATGAAATTTCTGTTAGAGACATAGAGAAATTCTTTATAGAAACTACTGATATTATTTATGAAAATGAGGAAGAGGAAGACCTAAATAAATATTTTATTAATAATCTTCCTAGTATGTTAAAAAATGAAAATATATCTGAGATTGCTAATATAATGGAATTTTTTAATGAGAGAAAAGATATTAGAGAACTATTTGAGAGATTAATAGACCAAAAAGCTAAAGAAAATTCAAAAACAAATGTCAATGTTATATTGGGTGATGAGCTTGGAATAAAAGAACTTGAAGATTTTAGTTTCGTTTATTCAATATATGATATAGGAGGTTCTCAAGGAATTATTGGAGTTATGGGGCCAAAAAGAATGGCTTACTCTAAGACTATGGGACTTATAAATCATGTTAGTAGGGAAGTTAATAAAGTAATAAATTCTATGGAAAAAATAAAAAAATAG
- the grpE gene encoding nucleotide exchange factor GrpE — MQDIKNEEEIKEATEVVDEKVEEKNEVKEENHEHKHGGHSCCGKHGHKHNNEEIEKLKLEIEGLKNDYLRKQADFQNFTKRKEKEVEELKKFASEKIITQFLGSLDNLERAIESSVESKNFDSLLQGVEMIVRNLKDLMTSEGVEEIKAEGAFDPMYHNAVAVEANDDFKNDEIVKVLQKGYTMKGKVIRPAMVTVCKK, encoded by the coding sequence ATGCAAGACATAAAAAATGAAGAAGAAATAAAAGAAGCTACGGAAGTTGTAGATGAGAAAGTTGAAGAAAAAAATGAAGTAAAAGAAGAAAATCATGAACACAAGCATGGAGGACACAGTTGTTGTGGAAAACATGGACACAAACATAATAATGAAGAAATAGAAAAATTAAAGCTTGAAATAGAAGGTTTGAAAAATGATTATTTAAGAAAACAAGCAGATTTTCAAAACTTTACTAAAAGAAAAGAAAAAGAAGTTGAAGAACTTAAAAAATTTGCTTCTGAAAAAATTATAACTCAATTTTTAGGAAGTTTAGATAATCTTGAAAGAGCTATAGAGTCTTCAGTTGAAAGTAAGAATTTTGACTCACTTTTACAAGGTGTTGAAATGATAGTTAGAAATTTAAAAGATCTTATGACTTCAGAAGGAGTTGAAGAGATTAAAGCTGAAGGAGCATTTGATCCAATGTACCATAATGCTGTTGCAGTTGAAGCAAATGATGATTTTAAAAATGATGAAATAGTAAAAGTTTTACAGAAAGGTTACACAATGAAAGGAAAAGTAATAAGACCTGCAATGGTAACAGTTTGTAAGAAATAA
- a CDS encoding ATP-binding cassette domain-containing protein produces MSIDNNELEEMDFDLLDILGVTEQKVESITLLPGYNKKGEKEGYEELVIKAGEIVAIVGPTGSGKSRLLADIEWGAQGDTPTKRTILVNGELMDAKKRFSPSYKLVAQLSQNMNFVMDLSVREFIDLHAESRLVLDRESVVEKIFNQANELAGEKFTIDTPITSLSGGQSRALMIADTAILSTSPIVLIDEIENAGIDRKKALDLLVGNNKIVLMATHDPILALMGDRRIVIKNGGINKVIEATAEEKNILGALTELDDVVQGMRNKLRYGERLELDFEIKKK; encoded by the coding sequence ATGAGTATAGATAATAATGAATTAGAAGAAATGGATTTTGACCTTTTGGATATACTTGGAGTTACAGAGCAAAAAGTTGAAAGCATAACTTTACTTCCAGGATATAATAAAAAAGGAGAAAAAGAAGGTTATGAAGAATTAGTAATAAAGGCAGGAGAAATTGTTGCCATAGTAGGACCAACAGGTTCTGGAAAAAGTAGACTACTAGCTGATATAGAATGGGGAGCTCAAGGAGACACTCCAACAAAAAGAACAATTCTCGTTAATGGAGAATTGATGGATGCAAAAAAAAGATTTTCTCCAAGTTATAAGTTAGTTGCTCAACTTTCACAAAATATGAATTTTGTAATGGATTTATCAGTTAGAGAATTTATAGATTTACATGCTGAAAGTAGACTTGTATTAGATAGAGAAAGTGTAGTGGAAAAAATATTTAATCAAGCTAATGAGCTTGCAGGTGAAAAGTTTACAATAGATACTCCAATAACAAGTTTGAGTGGAGGTCAATCAAGAGCATTAATGATAGCAGATACTGCAATTTTGAGTACATCTCCAATAGTTCTTATAGATGAAATAGAAAATGCAGGTATAGATAGAAAAAAAGCACTAGACTTACTTGTTGGAAACAATAAGATAGTATTGATGGCAACTCATGACCCTATTCTTGCTCTTATGGGGGATAGAAGAATTGTTATAAAAAATGGTGGAATAAATAAAGTAATTGAAGCCACAGCAGAAGAAAAAAATATTTTAGGTGCTTTAACAGAACTTGATGATGTTGTTCAAGGAATGAGAAACAAATTAAGATATGGTGAAAGATTAGAATTGGATTTTGAAATAAAAAAGAAATAA
- a CDS encoding GTP-binding protein codes for MKLITVSGPPSSGKTSLIIKTIESFKAQNIKVGIVKFDCLYTDDDVLYEKAGILVKKGLSGSVCPDHFFASNIEEVVQWGQSNNLDLLITESAGLCNRCSPYLKDIKAVCVIDNLSGINTPKKIGPMLKLADIVVITKGDIVSQAEREVFASRVQAVNPKAAIIHINGLTGQGTYEFGSLIMDNNEEIDTVLERKLRFPLPSAVCSYCLGETRIGSSYQLGNIRKINFEEQ; via the coding sequence ATGAAACTAATAACAGTGTCAGGACCACCTTCATCAGGAAAAACATCTCTTATAATTAAAACAATAGAGAGCTTTAAGGCACAAAATATAAAAGTAGGAATAGTAAAATTTGACTGTTTGTACACAGATGACGATGTGTTGTATGAAAAAGCTGGAATACTTGTAAAGAAAGGCTTATCAGGTTCTGTTTGTCCAGATCATTTTTTTGCAAGTAACATAGAAGAGGTTGTTCAATGGGGGCAATCAAATAATTTAGATTTGCTAATAACAGAAAGTGCTGGACTATGTAATAGATGTTCTCCTTATTTAAAAGATATTAAGGCTGTTTGCGTTATAGATAATTTAAGTGGAATAAATACTCCTAAAAAAATCGGACCTATGTTAAAACTTGCTGATATAGTTGTTATAACTAAAGGTGATATAGTTTCTCAAGCTGAAAGAGAGGTTTTTGCATCTAGAGTACAAGCAGTAAATCCAAAGGCTGCTATTATCCATATAAATGGTTTAACAGGACAAGGAACTTATGAATTTGGTTCTTTAATAATGGATAACAATGAAGAAATAGATACAGTATTAGAAAGAAAATTAAGATTTCCATTACCTTCGGCAGTATGTTCATATTGCTTAGGAGAAACTAGAATTGGAAGTAGTTATCAACTTGGAAATATAAGAAAAATAAATTTTGAGGAGCAATAA